One stretch of Candidatus Binataceae bacterium DNA includes these proteins:
- a CDS encoding F0F1 ATP synthase subunit C, with amino-acid sequence MTVQMLSIIGAVIAVAVGSISPALAEGRAIVAAMEGIARQPEAAGSLSRTLFVGLAMIETMAIYCLVVALLLLFANPFAVK; translated from the coding sequence ATGACGGTTCAGATGTTAAGCATAATCGGCGCGGTGATCGCGGTAGCGGTCGGCTCGATCAGTCCGGCCCTGGCCGAGGGTCGCGCGATCGTCGCCGCGATGGAAGGAATCGCGCGCCAGCCGGAGGCGGCTGGTTCGTTGTCGCGCACGCTGTTCGTCGGCCTCGCGATGATTGAAACGATGGCGATTTATTGTCTCGTTGTCGCGCTGCTGCTGCTGTTTGCCAATCCATTCGCCGTGAAATGA
- the atpF gene encoding F0F1 ATP synthase subunit B, with product MSFSWWTFALQAANFLVLVWLLQRFLFKPVKTIVARRKEEISRALSEVSAQKETVEQLKLETEHRKAQLESERQQLLDQARAQASAERQKVIDEAHGEAKKIRDQSLARLEQERTAASTELYQQSANLATNLAEHLLRESTDDSIEHQFLGRVTAYLDRMPPQERATLLAGSNPESLIVTTAHPLVAQQQTEWRAQLMKRLGTEVKIEFQDDTNLVAGTVLTFPHAILRFNWRDSLAAAMKELRRNEHPD from the coding sequence ATGAGTTTCAGTTGGTGGACATTCGCTCTGCAAGCAGCGAACTTCCTGGTCCTGGTCTGGCTGCTGCAGCGTTTTCTCTTCAAGCCGGTGAAGACAATCGTCGCGCGGCGCAAGGAAGAGATCTCACGGGCCTTGTCGGAGGTGTCAGCGCAAAAGGAAACCGTCGAGCAACTCAAGCTGGAAACCGAACACAGAAAAGCACAGCTCGAAAGCGAACGTCAGCAACTACTTGATCAGGCTCGCGCGCAGGCCTCAGCCGAACGTCAAAAGGTAATCGACGAAGCTCACGGCGAAGCCAAAAAAATCCGCGATCAATCGCTGGCGCGCCTCGAGCAAGAGCGCACCGCCGCGAGCACTGAACTCTACCAGCAGAGCGCGAATCTCGCGACGAATCTGGCCGAGCATCTGCTCCGCGAATCTACTGATGACTCGATCGAACACCAGTTTCTGGGGCGGGTTACCGCCTATCTCGATCGGATGCCGCCGCAAGAACGCGCGACGCTTCTGGCCGGGTCGAATCCCGAATCTTTGATCGTGACCACCGCGCATCCGCTCGTGGCTCAGCAGCAAACGGAGTGGCGCGCGCAACTGATGAAACGCCTTGGCACTGAGGTAAAAATCGAATTTCAGGACGACACGAATCTCGTTGCCGGTACTGTTCTGACTTTCCCGCACGCAATCCTGCGTTTCAATTGGCGCGACAGCCTGGCCGCGGCGATGAAGGAACTGCGTAGAAATGAGCACCCTGATTGA
- a CDS encoding F0F1 ATP synthase subunit alpha, giving the protein MSTLIESVSTRLLKAQDAIDRLKIEPQLDMIGRVERIGDDVASVRGLPDARLGELLLFECADGAEPVAGIVLTLDPDLIGCALLSSAGAVAAGSLVRGTGTVARVPVGEMLLGRTVNALGVALDGGAAIEAKSFEPVERPAPAIVDRDFVNTALNTGLIVIDAMVPLGRGQRELIIGDRETGKTAVAIDTMINQRDTEVICVYCAVGQKTSSVNQVIDAVEKYGAPQRCIFVYAPADDPPGVQWLAPYAACSMAEYFSEHGGDALLIIDDLSKHAVIYRQLSLLLRNPPAREAYPGDIFYIHSRLLERAAKLSRARGGGSLTALPIAATEEGNLSAYIPTNLISITDGQIVLDPRLFHEGQKPAVNVGRSVSRVGGKTQSPAMRKLAETLRLEYAQFLELEIFTRFGGMIDERTHAIIEHGRRIRAVLTQPQYEPLSLAHQVALLIAIDEKLIDRIPLDRAQDLRRQVGEWLNGKGIECGRRINSTGDLDQDSRRELASAVAAMAGRLSVGAAG; this is encoded by the coding sequence ATGAGCACCCTGATTGAGTCGGTGAGCACGCGACTGCTCAAAGCGCAGGACGCGATCGATCGGCTTAAAATTGAACCTCAGCTCGACATGATCGGGCGGGTCGAGCGGATCGGCGACGACGTCGCGAGCGTTCGGGGTCTGCCCGATGCGAGGCTCGGCGAATTGCTGCTGTTCGAATGCGCCGACGGCGCCGAGCCGGTCGCTGGGATCGTTCTCACTCTTGATCCCGACTTGATCGGATGTGCACTGCTCTCGTCGGCGGGAGCAGTGGCGGCCGGCAGCCTGGTGCGCGGCACCGGCACCGTCGCCCGTGTTCCTGTAGGCGAGATGCTGCTCGGACGCACGGTCAATGCGCTCGGCGTGGCGCTGGATGGTGGCGCGGCAATCGAAGCTAAATCATTCGAGCCGGTTGAGCGGCCCGCGCCCGCGATCGTCGATCGCGATTTCGTAAACACCGCGCTCAATACCGGTCTTATTGTGATCGACGCGATGGTGCCGCTCGGGCGGGGCCAACGCGAATTGATCATCGGCGATCGCGAAACCGGCAAGACCGCGGTCGCGATCGATACGATGATCAATCAACGCGACACCGAGGTCATCTGCGTTTACTGCGCCGTCGGGCAGAAGACGTCTTCGGTCAACCAGGTGATCGACGCGGTGGAAAAATACGGCGCGCCGCAACGCTGTATCTTTGTTTATGCGCCGGCCGACGACCCGCCGGGCGTTCAGTGGCTGGCGCCGTACGCCGCGTGCTCGATGGCCGAGTATTTTTCCGAGCACGGCGGCGATGCACTGCTGATCATCGACGATCTGAGCAAGCATGCCGTGATCTATCGGCAACTGTCGTTGCTGTTGCGCAATCCTCCCGCGCGCGAGGCATATCCCGGCGACATCTTTTATATACATTCGCGGCTGCTGGAGCGCGCCGCCAAACTCAGTCGTGCTCGTGGTGGAGGTTCTCTCACCGCGCTTCCGATCGCCGCGACCGAGGAAGGCAACTTGTCGGCATACATACCTACGAACCTGATCTCGATCACCGACGGACAAATCGTCCTCGATCCGCGCTTGTTCCACGAAGGACAGAAGCCCGCGGTCAATGTTGGCAGAAGCGTTTCACGGGTCGGAGGAAAAACGCAGTCGCCGGCGATGCGCAAGCTCGCGGAGACTCTGAGACTGGAGTACGCGCAGTTTCTCGAGCTCGAAATCTTCACGCGGTTCGGCGGGATGATCGATGAACGCACGCACGCGATTATCGAGCACGGCCGCCGCATTCGCGCAGTCCTGACTCAGCCGCAATATGAACCGCTCTCGCTCGCTCACCAGGTGGCTTTGTTGATCGCGATTGACGAGAAGTTAATAGATCGCATCCCCCTCGACCGGGCTCAGGACCTGCGCCGGCAGGTAGGGGAATGGCTGAACGGAAAAGGCATCGAATGCGGCCGCCGAATCAACAGCACTGGCGATCTCGACCAGGATAGTCGCCGCGAGCTTGCCTCCGCGGTCGCGGCGATGGCCGGGAGATTGAGCGTGGGCGCTGCAGGTTAG
- a CDS encoding FoF1 ATP synthase subunit gamma, which yields MAQEREIATRLRSLDELKNIVAAIRAIAASQMQQALRSLEAIRKYSEMIREALSDAAELLPGARAPAQRSGNTKSAIIVFCAEHGLCGGFNEQLLQHLTKIGAKPFVLIVVGSRGGQISHERGLKPDLVLPMATHCAGVTAAARRVAAEVYSRFSDGRITELEVIYAQNAGSQFARIEQRRLLPLEAPPIGKRPLPMPPLINLSPQLLFDDIVGEYFFASLENAAMQSFFSENSTRFRTMEAAHQNIGNKSEDLTKLARRLRQEAVTTEILDLISGAEALSST from the coding sequence ATGGCCCAGGAACGAGAGATTGCGACGCGGCTGAGATCGCTCGATGAACTCAAGAACATCGTGGCCGCGATTCGAGCGATCGCGGCGTCGCAAATGCAGCAGGCGCTCAGGTCGCTCGAAGCCATACGGAAGTACTCGGAAATGATTCGCGAAGCGCTATCCGATGCCGCCGAGCTGCTGCCGGGCGCTCGCGCTCCCGCTCAGAGATCCGGAAATACCAAGTCCGCGATCATAGTATTCTGCGCCGAACATGGATTGTGCGGCGGGTTCAATGAACAACTGCTCCAGCATCTGACCAAGATCGGCGCGAAACCGTTCGTGTTGATCGTGGTCGGATCGCGCGGAGGTCAAATAAGTCACGAGCGCGGCTTGAAACCGGATCTCGTGCTGCCGATGGCGACCCACTGCGCGGGCGTCACCGCTGCGGCGCGACGCGTTGCGGCGGAGGTATACAGCAGGTTCAGCGACGGAAGAATCACGGAACTCGAAGTGATTTACGCGCAAAACGCCGGCAGTCAGTTCGCTCGAATTGAGCAGCGTCGGCTGCTGCCGCTCGAAGCGCCGCCAATCGGGAAGCGGCCGCTGCCGATGCCCCCGTTGATCAACCTGAGTCCGCAATTGCTGTTCGACGATATCGTGGGCGAATACTTTTTCGCATCGCTCGAGAATGCTGCGATGCAATCGTTCTTCAGTGAGAACTCAACTCGCTTTCGCACGATGGAAGCCGCGCATCAAAATATCGGAAACAAGTCAGAGGATCTCACGAAACTCGCGCGGCGCTTGCGCCAGGAAGCCGTGACCACCGAGATTCTCGATCTCATAAGCGGTGCCGAAGCGCTTTCGTCGACCTGA
- a CDS encoding methyltransferase domain-containing protein — MAPVSLELDTKQLAEEYERISLERQFRTGKRLIAEIGINPGDTVLDIGAGTGLLAEYVATLVGPQGRVVGIDPLPMRIEIANQKSHSRLSFRVADANDLGEFSENEFDVAYMNAVFHWLPDKRGPLRQVLRVLKEGGRLGLATGIKGNANPLHGIRERIMKRPPYNQYPQAAGPVTYRVTPDELRDLLTEAGFTIARLETRSRDYPEASPEELIRFSEASSFGNFLGHLPVELRAAARADIKAELAIDPPSHNLRHGILAVAIKP, encoded by the coding sequence ATGGCGCCGGTCAGTCTCGAGCTGGATACCAAACAACTCGCCGAGGAATACGAACGAATTTCCCTGGAGCGTCAGTTCCGAACCGGAAAGCGATTGATCGCTGAAATCGGCATCAATCCTGGTGATACGGTTCTCGACATCGGCGCAGGGACAGGGCTTCTCGCCGAATACGTGGCGACGCTGGTGGGCCCGCAAGGCCGCGTCGTTGGAATCGATCCGCTGCCGATGCGGATCGAGATTGCGAATCAGAAAAGTCACTCTCGCCTGAGCTTCAGAGTCGCCGATGCCAACGACCTTGGCGAATTCAGCGAGAACGAGTTTGACGTGGCATACATGAATGCAGTGTTTCACTGGCTGCCCGATAAACGCGGACCACTTCGACAAGTCTTGCGGGTGCTGAAGGAGGGCGGGCGCCTCGGCCTCGCGACCGGAATTAAAGGCAACGCCAACCCGCTGCATGGGATCCGCGAACGCATAATGAAGCGGCCGCCATATAATCAGTATCCGCAGGCAGCGGGCCCGGTGACGTATCGCGTCACGCCCGACGAATTACGCGACTTGCTCACGGAAGCAGGTTTTACAATCGCGAGACTCGAGACCAGGAGTCGCGATTATCCGGAAGCATCGCCCGAAGAGTTGATTCGATTTTCAGAGGCGAGTTCGTTCGGGAATTTTCTGGGTCACCTGCCCGTCGAGCTGCGCGCGGCCGCCCGCGCCGACATAAAGGCTGAGCTCGCCATAGATCCGCCATCACACAACCTTCGCCACGGAATCCTTGCGGTGGCGATCAAGCCCTGA
- a CDS encoding MFS transporter, with translation MALSIIAFVSIIPDAADEHEHLFGARREGLYFASWSFANKAATGMGVLIAGLLLQLVNFPAHLAERGAAAALPERTVAWLGFAGGPGAALFSIGGIALMLLCRINKQSHTQIIADLAARKRAPETLDSIRA, from the coding sequence ATGGCCTTGTCGATTATCGCCTTCGTATCGATCATCCCCGACGCGGCGGACGAACACGAGCATCTGTTCGGCGCCCGGCGTGAAGGCCTCTATTTCGCGAGCTGGTCGTTTGCCAACAAGGCGGCGACAGGGATGGGCGTGCTGATCGCGGGCCTGTTGCTTCAGCTTGTCAACTTCCCGGCGCATCTGGCGGAACGCGGCGCCGCAGCGGCGTTACCCGAGCGAACGGTGGCATGGCTCGGGTTCGCCGGCGGGCCCGGGGCGGCGCTCTTTTCAATCGGGGGAATCGCGCTGATGCTGCTCTGCCGGATCAACAAGCAAAGCCATACACAGATCATCGCCGACCTGGCCGCGCGCAAGCGCGCGCCCGAGACGCTCGATTCGATCAGGGCTTGA
- a CDS encoding mannitol dehydrogenase family protein, translated as MTPMYLSRATLAALPATIARPRFDPAKVSRGIVHLGFGGFHRAHMERYTHDLMERRGDAAEWGIVGVGLLAADLRVRDALAPQDALYTLVERQDGDETATVIGSACEVIFAGESSRAALEVIDDPAIRIVSLTVTENGYCRNAETRTLDRDHPFIVHDLAHPDAPRSAIGILVEAYRRRMAAHARAFTALTCDNIQHNGIVLRDAVLTLAGWRDRALADWIEANAAFPSTMVDRITPVTTPAQIEDFTARFYLVDRWPIFCERFRQWVIEDNFVAGRPAWEDVGAQFVADVAPYEFMKLRLLNASHLAIAGLGRLMNYSYIDETIRDPALRSYMSALMDRETGPTLPAVPGVDLDGYKAQLIERFGNVAIKDTVDRVNADAPINLLLEPIRDRLAAGASVDLLALALAAWMRRVTGVDESGKPISVVHPMADLLREQATAGGPDPRPLLSIRKLFGDLIDHGAFVTTLKTWLTSLFTDGAAATLSNARRMLSF; from the coding sequence ATGACACCGATGTATCTCTCGCGCGCCACCCTTGCAGCTCTTCCCGCTACTATCGCGCGTCCGCGCTTCGATCCGGCCAAAGTCAGTCGGGGTATCGTGCATCTCGGCTTTGGCGGCTTCCATCGTGCGCACATGGAGCGCTACACGCACGATCTGATGGAACGTCGCGGCGATGCCGCCGAGTGGGGTATCGTTGGTGTCGGATTGCTCGCGGCGGACCTGCGAGTCCGCGACGCGCTGGCGCCGCAGGATGCCCTTTACACCTTGGTCGAGCGGCAGGACGGAGATGAGACCGCGACAGTAATTGGATCGGCCTGCGAGGTGATCTTCGCTGGCGAGTCCTCGCGGGCGGCGCTCGAGGTGATCGACGATCCTGCCATTCGGATCGTCAGCCTCACCGTTACCGAGAACGGCTATTGCCGCAACGCCGAGACCAGGACACTCGACCGTGACCATCCATTTATCGTCCATGATCTTGCGCATCCCGACGCGCCGCGCAGCGCGATAGGAATATTGGTCGAAGCCTATCGACGGCGGATGGCTGCGCACGCTCGCGCTTTTACGGCGCTGACCTGCGACAATATCCAGCACAACGGCATAGTGCTGCGGGATGCAGTGCTCACACTTGCGGGCTGGCGCGATCGGGCGCTGGCTGACTGGATAGAGGCGAACGCCGCGTTTCCGAGCACGATGGTCGACCGGATAACGCCGGTCACCACGCCCGCGCAAATCGAAGATTTCACCGCCCGCTTCTACCTTGTCGATCGCTGGCCAATTTTCTGCGAGCGCTTTCGGCAATGGGTGATCGAAGACAATTTCGTGGCCGGTCGTCCGGCGTGGGAGGATGTCGGCGCGCAATTTGTGGCCGATGTCGCGCCGTATGAATTCATGAAGCTGCGGCTCCTCAATGCCAGCCATCTTGCGATCGCCGGGCTCGGCAGGCTGATGAACTACTCATACATCGACGAGACGATCCGCGACCCCGCGCTGCGCAGCTACATGAGTGCGCTGATGGATCGCGAGACCGGGCCGACGTTGCCTGCGGTGCCGGGTGTCGACCTCGATGGGTACAAGGCTCAACTGATCGAGCGCTTCGGCAACGTGGCGATCAAGGACACGGTCGATCGGGTCAACGCCGACGCACCGATAAACCTGCTGCTCGAGCCGATTCGCGATCGGCTGGCTGCCGGCGCAAGCGTAGATCTGCTGGCACTCGCGCTCGCCGCCTGGATGCGGCGCGTAACGGGCGTGGACGAGAGCGGAAAGCCGATCAGCGTCGTTCATCCGATGGCCGATCTTTTGCGCGAGCAAGCCACTGCCGGCGGCCCCGACCCGCGCCCGCTGCTGAGCATCCGCAAGCTCTTCGGCGACCTTATCGATCACGGCGCGTTTGTGACCACGCTCAAAACATGGCTCACATCGTTGTTTACGGATGGCGCCGCCGCGACGCTTTCCAACGCTCGCCGCATGCTTAGCTTCTAA
- a CDS encoding alpha/beta hydrolase translates to MPKTKSDVEIYYETRGSSGIPLLFVQGFTWQLIGWREGFCQKFVDRGAFVILYDNRDVGLSQKFGGPDEYDGGYSLEDMATDGFAVLDDLGLASAHVIGASMGGMIAQIMALSQPSRVRSLNLIYTAPSLDMGYFVQPDKQEPIELLGKRFERAEALEKFIERERASASTAYPYDEDWVRELGTRGYDRCYAPEGVLRQLAAMIRWKSTPEALGGLEMPSSIIHGRADGRIKVEAALDLGRLLKTSELHIFPGLGHEIPEPLWDEFATIIMRTAARA, encoded by the coding sequence GTGCCAAAGACCAAAAGCGACGTAGAGATCTATTATGAAACCCGGGGATCGAGCGGTATCCCTTTGCTGTTCGTTCAGGGTTTCACCTGGCAATTGATCGGCTGGCGCGAGGGCTTCTGTCAGAAATTTGTCGACCGCGGCGCCTTTGTCATCCTGTATGACAATCGTGACGTGGGCCTGTCGCAGAAATTCGGCGGCCCGGACGAATACGACGGCGGTTATAGCTTGGAGGATATGGCGACCGACGGTTTCGCGGTGCTCGATGACCTCGGGCTGGCGAGCGCACACGTGATCGGAGCATCCATGGGCGGAATGATTGCGCAAATCATGGCGCTATCGCAGCCTTCCCGCGTGCGGTCCCTCAACCTGATTTACACCGCGCCGAGCCTTGATATGGGCTACTTCGTACAACCCGACAAGCAGGAGCCGATCGAGCTACTCGGCAAGCGCTTCGAACGCGCGGAGGCGCTTGAGAAGTTCATTGAACGGGAGCGAGCGTCGGCCTCGACGGCTTATCCCTATGATGAGGACTGGGTGCGCGAACTCGGCACGCGCGGGTATGACCGTTGTTACGCGCCCGAGGGCGTGCTGCGCCAGCTCGCGGCGATGATCAGATGGAAGTCAACGCCGGAAGCGCTCGGCGGCCTCGAGATGCCCTCCTCGATAATCCACGGTCGGGCTGACGGTCGTATCAAGGTCGAAGCGGCCCTGGATCTCGGACGTCTTCTTAAGACCTCCGAGCTACACATCTTTCCAGGCTTGGGCCATGAAATCCCAGAGCCGCTCTGGGACGAGTTCGCGACGATCATCATGCGGACCGCGGCGCGGGCCTGA